From a region of the Schistocerca nitens isolate TAMUIC-IGC-003100 chromosome 8, iqSchNite1.1, whole genome shotgun sequence genome:
- the LOC126199305 gene encoding uncharacterized protein LOC126199305, whose amino-acid sequence MNLSSNFVNVKVIDVNLFLQRPDYTNHGLHLNKTGKLRLCRNIASSVSNPWKRCDVVKTLTTSSARKVRFCTGTVETNSCQDRQGTNVNTRNRCIAVSHPVTANDILIPYDEVPPKEPQGLENNSDAVSPRIKGNPRFSKRERRIPKRNSDFLWPAPTRPRQRHLVNKSPAAT is encoded by the coding sequence ATgaatttgtcatctaattttgttaatgtgaaagtaATTGATGTCAATTTATTCTTGCAAAGGCCTGATTACACTAATCATGGACTACACCTGAACAAAACAGGAAAGCTCAGACTGTGCAGGAACattgcttcatcagtatcaaacccATGGAAACGGTGTGATGTAGTAAAAACACTTACAACCAGCTCTGCAAGAAAGGTCAGATTTTGTACCGGTACTGTAGAAACCAATTCATGCCAAGATAGACAGGGAACCAATGTGAATACAAGAAACAGATGTATAGCTGTGTCTCACCCTGTCACTGCCAATGACATATTAATACCATATGATGAAGTTCCACCCAAAGAACCTCAAGGACTGgaaaataattccgatgcagtatctccAAGGATAAAAGGTAATCCCCGATTTTCTAAGAGAGAAAGaagaattccaaaaagaaacagtgattttttatggcCAGCACCCACCCGACCTCGCCAACGACATCTAGTGAACAAATCTCCAGCTGCGACATAG